A DNA window from Daucus carota subsp. sativus chromosome 3, DH1 v3.0, whole genome shotgun sequence contains the following coding sequences:
- the LOC108214615 gene encoding NADPH:adrenodoxin oxidoreductase, mitochondrial isoform X2, whose translation MFLRRCYSSFSSHPLRVCVVGSGPAGFYTAEKMLKAHQNAEVDIVDRLPTPFGLVRSGVAPDHPETKIVTNQFSRVAHNDRFSYIGNVTLGSSISLSELRDLYHVVVLAYGAESDRAFGIPGEDLSGIHSAREFVWWYNGHPDCSNLAPDLKSTDTAVVLGQGNVALDVARLLLRPTTELATTDIASSALDALYESSIRKVYLVGRRGPVQAACTAKELREILGIKDLYIHIQNVDLLTTPADEEEMKSNRIRRRVYELLSKAASSETSGPSPGQRELHFVFYRKPDKFVESNEKSGHVAGVQLEKTVLRGTGIQTAVGTGQFEELGCGLVLKSIGYKSVPVDGLPFDHHKGIVPNVMGRVLSNNPEETTQFERGLYVSGWLKRGPTGIVATNLYCAEETVASITEDIKKGDIFSANALAKPGKDGLIHILDDRNVKIVPFSSWEKIDNEEKRLGSLVGKPREKLQSWNELLRVAMS comes from the exons ATGTTGAAAGCTCATCAAAATGCAGAGGTCGATATAGTTGATCGGTTACCAACACCGTTTGGATTAGTTAGGTCTGGTGTAGCACCTGATCATCCTGAAACAAAG ATTGTTACCAACCAGTTTTCTCGGGTTGCGCACAATGATCGGTTTTCATATATTGGGAATGTTACTCTTGGATCTTCCATATCTTTGTCTGAGCTCCGTGACTTGTATCATGTG GTTGTCTTGGCTTATGGTGCAGAAAGTGACAGAGCTTTTGGCATTCCCGGAGAA GATCTATCTGGGATACACTCTGCCCGAGAATTTGTATGGTGGTACAATGGGCATCCTGATTGCAGCAATCTGGCCCCGGATTTAAAAAGCACTGATACAGCTGTCGTTCTTGGTCAG GGAAATGTGGCTCTTGATGTTGCGAGATTACTTCTGAGACCAACCACTGAATTGGCAACAACTGACATTGCAAGCAGTGCCTTGGATGCTCTATATGAGAGCTCAATCAG GAAAGTGTATTTGGTCGGAAGACGTGGGCCAGTGCAGGCAGCCTGTACAGCAAAAGAGCTTCGTGAAATTCTTG GTATTAAGGATTTATATATTCACATTCAGAATGTGGACCTTCTAACAACTCCTGCTGATGAG GAAGAGATGAAGAGTAATCGGATTCGAAGGAGAGTTTATGAATTACTCTCCAAGGCTGCCTCCTCAGAAACATCTGGTCCTAGTCCAGGTCAACGTGAACTCCACTTTGTTTTTTATCGAAAACCAGATAAATTTGTTGAATCAAATGAGAAAAGTGGCCATGTAGCTGGTGTTCAGCTTGAAAAAACAGTTCTTAGAg GCACCGGAATACAAACCGCAGTAGGTACTGGACAGTTTGAAGAGCTTGGTTGCGG ttTGGTGCTGAAGAGCATTGGATATAAGTCAGTTCCAGTAGATGGCTTGCCTTTTGATCATCACAAAG GCATAGTTCCAAATGTAATGGGAAGAGTTCTCAGCAATAATCCGGAGGAAACTACACAATTTGAGAGGGGTTTATATGTTTCGGGGTGGTTGAAGAGGGGACCTACTGGAATTGTTGCCACCAACCTCTATTGTGCTGAAGAAACG GTAGCGAGCATCACTGAAGACATTAAGAAAGGGGACATCTTCTCCGCCAATGCTTTAGCGAAACCCGGCAAGGATGGCCTCATTCATATATTAGATGATAGGAATGTTAAAATTGTTCCATTCAGCAGCTGGGAAAAGATTGATAATGAAGAGAAGAGGCTTGGAAGCTTAGTAGGAAAGCCTAGAGAAAAACTACAGTCGTGGAATGAGCTGCTACGAGTTGCTATGAGTTAA
- the LOC108214615 gene encoding NADPH:adrenodoxin oxidoreductase, mitochondrial isoform X1, producing MILRSSCTAKMFLRRCYSSFSSHPLRVCVVGSGPAGFYTAEKMLKAHQNAEVDIVDRLPTPFGLVRSGVAPDHPETKIVTNQFSRVAHNDRFSYIGNVTLGSSISLSELRDLYHVVVLAYGAESDRAFGIPGEDLSGIHSAREFVWWYNGHPDCSNLAPDLKSTDTAVVLGQGNVALDVARLLLRPTTELATTDIASSALDALYESSIRKVYLVGRRGPVQAACTAKELREILGIKDLYIHIQNVDLLTTPADEEEMKSNRIRRRVYELLSKAASSETSGPSPGQRELHFVFYRKPDKFVESNEKSGHVAGVQLEKTVLRGTGIQTAVGTGQFEELGCGLVLKSIGYKSVPVDGLPFDHHKGIVPNVMGRVLSNNPEETTQFERGLYVSGWLKRGPTGIVATNLYCAEETVASITEDIKKGDIFSANALAKPGKDGLIHILDDRNVKIVPFSSWEKIDNEEKRLGSLVGKPREKLQSWNELLRVAMS from the exons ATGTTGAAAGCTCATCAAAATGCAGAGGTCGATATAGTTGATCGGTTACCAACACCGTTTGGATTAGTTAGGTCTGGTGTAGCACCTGATCATCCTGAAACAAAG ATTGTTACCAACCAGTTTTCTCGGGTTGCGCACAATGATCGGTTTTCATATATTGGGAATGTTACTCTTGGATCTTCCATATCTTTGTCTGAGCTCCGTGACTTGTATCATGTG GTTGTCTTGGCTTATGGTGCAGAAAGTGACAGAGCTTTTGGCATTCCCGGAGAA GATCTATCTGGGATACACTCTGCCCGAGAATTTGTATGGTGGTACAATGGGCATCCTGATTGCAGCAATCTGGCCCCGGATTTAAAAAGCACTGATACAGCTGTCGTTCTTGGTCAG GGAAATGTGGCTCTTGATGTTGCGAGATTACTTCTGAGACCAACCACTGAATTGGCAACAACTGACATTGCAAGCAGTGCCTTGGATGCTCTATATGAGAGCTCAATCAG GAAAGTGTATTTGGTCGGAAGACGTGGGCCAGTGCAGGCAGCCTGTACAGCAAAAGAGCTTCGTGAAATTCTTG GTATTAAGGATTTATATATTCACATTCAGAATGTGGACCTTCTAACAACTCCTGCTGATGAG GAAGAGATGAAGAGTAATCGGATTCGAAGGAGAGTTTATGAATTACTCTCCAAGGCTGCCTCCTCAGAAACATCTGGTCCTAGTCCAGGTCAACGTGAACTCCACTTTGTTTTTTATCGAAAACCAGATAAATTTGTTGAATCAAATGAGAAAAGTGGCCATGTAGCTGGTGTTCAGCTTGAAAAAACAGTTCTTAGAg GCACCGGAATACAAACCGCAGTAGGTACTGGACAGTTTGAAGAGCTTGGTTGCGG ttTGGTGCTGAAGAGCATTGGATATAAGTCAGTTCCAGTAGATGGCTTGCCTTTTGATCATCACAAAG GCATAGTTCCAAATGTAATGGGAAGAGTTCTCAGCAATAATCCGGAGGAAACTACACAATTTGAGAGGGGTTTATATGTTTCGGGGTGGTTGAAGAGGGGACCTACTGGAATTGTTGCCACCAACCTCTATTGTGCTGAAGAAACG GTAGCGAGCATCACTGAAGACATTAAGAAAGGGGACATCTTCTCCGCCAATGCTTTAGCGAAACCCGGCAAGGATGGCCTCATTCATATATTAGATGATAGGAATGTTAAAATTGTTCCATTCAGCAGCTGGGAAAAGATTGATAATGAAGAGAAGAGGCTTGGAAGCTTAGTAGGAAAGCCTAGAGAAAAACTACAGTCGTGGAATGAGCTGCTACGAGTTGCTATGAGTTAA
- the LOC108214617 gene encoding photosystem II 10 kDa polypeptide, chloroplastic: MATSVMNSVPLSLKPSFAVEKTAVRGVPSLARTCNLTIKASKVKKIKTDSPYGINGGMSLKEGKDASGRKAKGKGVYQFADKYGANVDGYSPIYNPDEWSPSGDRYAAGTTGLLIWAVTLAGILGGGALLVYSTSALAS, from the exons ATGGCAACTTCAGTGATGAATTCAGTGCCGCTGAGTCTGAAACCTAGCTTCGCAGTCGAAAAAACAGCAGTGAGAGGTGTTCCTTCACTTGCAAGGACTTGTAACTTGACGATCAAGGCCAGTAAGGTTAAAAAGATCAAAACTGACAGCCCTTATG GAATTAATGGTGGCATGAGCTTGAAGGAAGGCAAAGATGCCTCTGGAAGGAAAGCAaag GGAAAGGGTGTGTACCAATTTGCAGACAAATATGGTGCTAATGTCGACGGATACAG TCCAATTTACAACCCAGATGAGTGGTCTCCATCAGGCGATCGTTATGCTGCAG GTACTACTGGGTTGTTGATATGGGCCGTGACTCTAGCTGGGATTCTTGGAGGGGGAGCACTCCTTGTTTATAGTACCAGTGCTTTGGCCAGTTGA
- the LOC108214146 gene encoding RINT1-like protein MAG2 translates to MISEMILPPASSLSPSVISYLDTKLRTKHDQEASSSLLLELESECNGLEKTLSDLNHILESRLFSYASFSSQFATHLTSVKANLSDLHSYTALSAGDSSLSDGTGRSELPALAKEVARVEAVRLYAETALKLDTLVGDIEDAVSSVVNRNLRKHPSSRNLEDVRLIAIKALKQAEDILAWVTKARPQWARLVLAVDHRVDRALATLRPQAIADHRSLLVSLGWPPSISSSSTIDTDKKNSAAVSNPLFSMQGELKRQYCESFLALCSLQELQIQRKSRQLEGHNLEVALCQPLWTIEELVNSLFIASQRHFSKWVDKPEFIFALVYKITRDYVDTMDDLLQPLVDEAMLLGYSCREEWISAMVSSLSTYLAKEIFPVYVGQLDEDVVTGIQSQARISWLNLIDLMISFDKRVHSLIVQSGILVSLQEEGNMQKLTSLQVFCDRPDWLELWAEIELNEVLDKLKLEVEDERGWSMDVQGAAVLFGAEEYKSPAISGAFLDRLSSLIDRCRSIPRISLRSRFVRVAGAPVIYKFLDSVSLRCQEAEGLTALTDDAALIKVTRSVNAVRYVETVLKEWCEDVFFLEMGLKEAESYGTSFAENSINEVSMGDIGCGILGEEIRKLEEFRVEWIEMLSTVVLRGFDARCRDYIKNRKQWQERSEEGLVVSRSLVDALDYLQGKVSVLEGSLNKMDFVGLWRSLASGVDKLIFNGILFSNAKFHDGGTERFGNDLTVLFGVFGAWCLRPEGFFPKISEGLRLLKMDKNQLQGSLAGGEVWLKENGIRHLSVAEAEKIAKNRVYNS, encoded by the exons ATGATAAGTGAGATGATTCTACCtccagcatcatctctttctcctTCTGTGATAAGTTATTTGGATACAAAGCTCCGTACAAAACATGATCAAGAAGCTTCATCTAGCCTGCTTCTGGAGTTAGAATCTGAGTGCAACGGCTTGGAAAAAACTCTTTCTGATCTTAACCACATCCTCGAATCTCGTTTATTCTCTTACGCCTCTTTCTCTTCTCAATTTGCTACTCACCTCACTTCCGTTAAAGCCAATCTATCGGATCTTCATTCTTATACAGCACTCTCTGCCGGCGATTCTAGTTTATCAG ATGGAACAGGGAGATCAGAGCTACCGGCTCTTGCCAAGGAAGTGGCTAGGGTGGAGGCTGTCCGTCTTTATGCTG AGACGGCTTTGAAATTGGACACCTTGGTTGGTGACATTGAAGATGCTGTATCATCTGTGGTGAACAGAAATCTAAGAAAACATCCATCCTCGCGTAATTTAGAG GATGTACGCCTCATTGCCATTAAAGCTCTAAAACAGGCAGAAGATATATTAGCTTGGGTTACTAAAGCACGCCCTCAGTGGGCACGTCTTGTGTTGGCTGTTGACCACAGAGTTGATAGGGCCTTAGCCACTTTGAGACCACAAGCAATTGCAGATCACCGCTCCCTTCTTGTATCACTTGGATGGCCACCTTCTATCTCTTCTTCTAGTACAATAGATACTGATAAAAAGAATTCAGCTGCCGTCTCAAATCCACTATTTTCGATGCAAGGTGAACTTAAACGCCAGTATTGTGAAAGTTTTCTTGCATTATGCAGTCTGCAGGAATTGCAAATACAGCGAAAATCTCGGCAACTTGAGGGGCATAATTTGGAAGTTGCTCTGTGCCAACCATTGTGGACTATTGAAGAGCTTGTGAATTCTTTGTTTATAGCATCCCAGCGCCATTTCTCAAAATGGGTTGATAAGCCGGAATTCATTTTTGCTCTTGTATATAAAATTACTCGGGATTATGTGGACACCATGGATGATTTATTGCAACCACTGGTTGATGAAGCAATGTTATTAGGATATAGTTGTAGGGAAGAATGGATCTCAGCGATGGTATCTTCTCTATCCACTTATTTGGCGAAAGAGATATTTCCTGTATATGTTGGTCAGTTGGACGAAGATGTTGTCACTGGAATACAATCACAAGCTCGAATATCTTGGCTAAATCTTATTGACTTGATGATTTCTTTTGATAAACGAGTCCATTCTCTGATAGTTCAATCTGGAATTCTGGTCTCTCTTCAGGAAGAGGGAAATATGCAGAAGCTGACTTCTTTACAAGTCTTCTGTGATCGACCTGACTGGCTTGAACTCTGGGCTGAAATAGAACTGAATGAGGTACTTGATAAATTGAAGTTAGAAGTGGAGGATGAGAGAGGTTGGTCAATGGATGTTCAAGGAGCAGCCGTTCTTTTTGGTGCAGAAGAATATAAATCTCCTGCAATATCTGGTGCTTTTCTTGACCGGTTGTCTTCTTTAATTGATCGTTGTCGGTCAATACCTAGGATATCATTAAGGTCGAGGTTTGTTAGAGTTGCAGGGGCACCTGTAATATATAAGTTCTTGGACTCTGTATCTCTCAGGTGCCAAGAAGCTGAGGGGCTAACTGCCTTGACTGACGATGCTGCTTTAATTAAAGTTACAAGGTCTGTTAATGCAGTTCGCTACGTGGAGACAGTTTTGAAAGAATGGTGTGAGGATGTCTTTTTTCTTGAGATGGGGCTGAAAGAAGCGGAGTCATATGGGACATCATTTGCAGAGAATAGTATCAATGAAGTTTCAATGGGAGATATTGGATGTGGTATTCTAGGTGAAGAAATTAGAAAACTTGAAGAATTCAGGGTAGAATGGATTGAAATGTTATCAACTGTGGTATTGAGGGGTTTTGATGCTAGATGTCGAGATTATATTAAGAACAGGAAGCAATGGCAGGAAAGAAGTGAAGAAGGCTTGGTTGTATCAAGATCATTGGTTGACGCGCTAGATTATCTTCAGGGAAAAGTATCGGTGTTGGAAGGGAGTTTAAATAAGATGGACTTTGTTGGGCTGTGGAGAAGTCTGGCAAGTGGGGTGGATAAATTGATATTCAATGGAATTCTCTTCAGCAATGCTAAGTTCCATGATGGTGGCACCGAGAGGTTTGGTAATGATTTGACAGTTCTCTTTGGTGTTTTTGGGGCCTGGTGTTTGAGACCCGAAGGCTTCTTCCCCAAAATTAGCGAGGGCCTGAGGTTACTAAAAATGGATAAAAATCAACTTCAGGGAAGTTTAGCAGGTGGGGAAGTGTGGCTTAAAGAAAATGGGATAAGGCATTTGAGTGTTGCTGAGGCAGAAAAAATTGCTAAAAACAGGGTGTACAACAGCTGA
- the LOC108214148 gene encoding NAC domain-containing protein 21/22 isoform X1 produces the protein MSSSVKMVEAKLPPGFRFHPRDEELICDYLMRKLTRSELPPFLVEVDLNKSEPWDIPDSACVGGKEWYFYSLRDRKYATGKRTNRATISGYWKATGKDRPVCRKRRLVGMRKTLVFYQGRAPKGKKTNWVMHEFRLEEPSGITISSKEDWVLCRVFHKNKEASNDSPKQDIQNDGSWYNQETNISNIPASNHLPPLMDSYISFNQNHSHSHPQVPCFSNIYTTNNIHTNPNHVTTLPIITNNVQLPLQNKPIISSGSASYLGNYSANTSSSCDNKMVRDEAIDHYLAKIGDNVNADYTGMDIPPPCDVMMMIKDSPMSFGEGSSESFLSEVGFPSISWNDQY, from the exons ATGAGTAGTAGTGTGAAGATGGTGGAGGCAAAGTTGCCACCAGGATTCAGGTTTCACCCCAGAGATGAGGAGCTTATATGTGATTACCTGATGAGGAAGCTCACTCGTTCTGAACTCCCTCCATTTCTGGTTGAAGTTGATCTTAACAAATCCGAACCTTGGGATATTCCTG ATTCAGCATGTGTTGGAGGCAAGGAATGGTATTTTTACAGCCTTAGAGACAGGAAATACGCCACGGGAAAACGTACAAACCGGGCTACAATTTCAGGGTATTGGAAGGCTACCGGAAAAGATAGACCAGTATGCAGGAAGAGGAGGCTCGTTGGGATGAGGAAAACCTTGGTGTTCTATCAAGGGAGGGCTCCTAAAGGCAAGAAAACTAACTGGGTCATGCATGAATTTCGGCTTGAAGAACCTTCAGGAATAACTATTTCTTCCAAG GAAGATTGGGTACTCTGCAGAGTGTTTCACAAAAACAAAGAAGCTTCGAATGATAGTCCCAAACAAGACATACAAAATGATGGCAGCTGGTATAATCAAGAAACTAATATCAGTAACATTCCTGCATCAAATCATCTACCTCCGCTGATGGATTCTTACATCAGTTTTAACCAAAACCATAGTCACTCTCATCCGCAAGTGCCCTGCTTCTCCAATATTTATACTACTAATAACATACACACAAACCCGAACCATGTAACCACCTTACCAATAATCACCAATAATGTACAATTACCACTGCAGAACAAGCCAATAATTAGTAGCGGTTCTGCTAGTTACCTGGGGAATTATTCGGCAAATACTTCATCTTCATGTGACAATAAAATGGTTAGGGATGAGGCCATAGATCATTATCTTGCAAAGATCGGTGATAATGTTAATGCTGATTATACAGGTATGGATATTCCTCCTCCTTGTGatgtgatgatgatgatcaaagATTCACCAATGAGTTTTGGTGAAGGAAGTTCAGAGAGTTTTTTATCTGAAGTAGGGTTTCCAAGTATCTCCTGGAATGATCAGTATTAA
- the LOC108214148 gene encoding NAC domain-containing protein 21/22 isoform X2, translating into MSSSVKMVEAKLPPGFRFHPRDEELICDYLMRKLTRSELPPFLVEVDLNKSEPWDIPDSACVGGKEWYFYSLRDRKYATGKRTNRATISGYWKATGKDRPVCRKRRLVGMRKTLVFYQGRAPKGKKTNWVMHEFRLEEPSGITISSKVWIFLLLVM; encoded by the exons ATGAGTAGTAGTGTGAAGATGGTGGAGGCAAAGTTGCCACCAGGATTCAGGTTTCACCCCAGAGATGAGGAGCTTATATGTGATTACCTGATGAGGAAGCTCACTCGTTCTGAACTCCCTCCATTTCTGGTTGAAGTTGATCTTAACAAATCCGAACCTTGGGATATTCCTG ATTCAGCATGTGTTGGAGGCAAGGAATGGTATTTTTACAGCCTTAGAGACAGGAAATACGCCACGGGAAAACGTACAAACCGGGCTACAATTTCAGGGTATTGGAAGGCTACCGGAAAAGATAGACCAGTATGCAGGAAGAGGAGGCTCGTTGGGATGAGGAAAACCTTGGTGTTCTATCAAGGGAGGGCTCCTAAAGGCAAGAAAACTAACTGGGTCATGCATGAATTTCGGCTTGAAGAACCTTCAGGAATAACTATTTCTTCCAAG GTATGGATATTCCTCCTCCTTGTGatgtga